Sequence from the Lasioglossum baleicum chromosome 9, iyLasBale1, whole genome shotgun sequence genome:
TTCATCATACTTAATCGTGGTTTATTTAACAGTAATCTCCCGTATAATGTACAGAGTGAATCGGCTACGACAAGCCATTTAAATaattcctacaattttgaagacaaacGTTTAAAATGATGATTGTTTCAGAATGTTTTCTGAGCCATCTATTTTTCTAAATGGTACCCTATATATTTTTGAAGAGAGTGGTTCTACAAACAGAACATTTTCGGCTTTGttcgtggaaagaaattttgtcgGAACGCTTAAATTTATACTtgaacttgaatttctttctacCTTTGAAATTGCAGGCGTTATTCAGGTGATTTGTTTCAGGCGATTCACGCTGTATACGCATCTATACTTAAAACGTTTTCCTTTTTAGTGGAAAAGGCGATCCAACCAAATTGTATTGGTAACGTCTCAATATATTATTAATGGATTACGTCGCACTCTAATTAGTAATTAATCCGATTCCCTTTTAGATATAATTATTATGAAAGTGACAATTACACAACACAGATTCAAACTGCCCAAGTGTTCACAGCAGACAGCTGGATAGTATTAACTTTTACATAGAGAAACTCATATACGTTCGCGTGTTTAGTAAATATGTAAAAGTCTTGTTAATAGATGATTACGTTATATAAAAGAGACATGTTGAGAGTAAGAATTTGATGGTTTGTAAGATACATAcacaatatatattataatacatatatatatatacatatatatatattacaaatGTTTCAGGGATAAAATATTGCTTTTCTAGATATATAAAATACAGCGAACATTTCACTTGTGTTACATTTCTGTAGTATAGATCGCTATAATGTAACAAGGTGAGTCTTCACATTTTCAAACAAGTATGTATGGAGTTTAACCGAAACAAGAGAGTATTTTCCTTCGGCATCTCTCGGAACGTTTCAAATTGCTTCGAAACATTTGCGAGATATCTTATAAAATTGCGTAGTTGTCATCACTGATCgtaaaataatgatttttatacatatatgtatttattatggAACCGCCATATTTCACGGACGCGTATAATTGTGTAAAAATCGAAACCATTGTTCGCTTTACCTCGTATTTCTCACTATTTAGAATCTATAGACGAACGAATGCACTTTATTTTACTTAACATTTATTCTGTAATTCTTTATCGTCGGAAACCACATctacttatatgtatatatgtatatgttaccTTTAATCAAAATCTATTGTATACATTAAACATACAAAGAAAGATGATTATTCTTAAGATCGTTTGATTCGTTTCTTATCGTGCCTTTCATTGCCTCTCTCTTCGTTCGAGTCTTCCATTTTTCTCTTCTTACGAATATCGGAATCTTTATTTTTACTCTTCCTTCCGTCATCCCGGTGTGATCTCTTGtgtttctcttctctcttatgtTCATATTTACTTTGTTCTCTTCGATCGTTTGTCTTACGTTTCTCCCTTCTTCGACGATGACTCGAACTTTCGTCGTGCGATATTTTCGAATAAGATTTATGTTTGTCCCTTCGTGTTTTTCTAGACTCTTTCGCGTGACCATTCAAAGGCTTAGCATTCAGACTATTCGTACTAAAATGATTGGTACCGTTTCTGTTGATAACATTACTACTGTTACTATCGTTGCTGTCACTATCGCTACTGCTGCTGCTACTACTGTCATTAGTGTCGTCACTGTCGTTACTGCTTGTAACGCTGCTACCCGTGTCGCTGTCACTATGTTTTCGTttcgtctttcttttctttgtttttgattttttctTCTTACTTTTCTTGGTTTTCTTTTCAAGTTGTTGCAGCTTTCTgtaatattttccaaaaaataagtGCACTCTCGAAATACATTCGTTACAAGCAAGATTATTTACCTCAACAatttcttcttctcctttttcGAGAGAGTTTTCAAAAATTTGATCTCCGACTGTTCCTCGTCGTCCGAAACCATCAGATGTTCGTGCTCGGGAACTCGCAAATGTTGCTGCGCGTTTAATGCCGATCTATGGAAGATAGAAATTTTATTAGAAAAGAGAAACATCTCCCGATCAGATAAACAAAACACCTTGGACATACTTTTTCAGCGCCAAGCCATCTTCTCTCATTTGCTGTACCAGAGTGAGAGCATCGGGAGCAGACGGTGTTTGGGAATTGTTCGCCATTACTACGCTCATAGCTTGACTATAGAGAGGACATTCCTTATCTGCAAATTAATTGTATCAATGTAATAAATGCCTTTTCATTACattttttacatatttacatTCTATTACATATACCAGACCTGTGTTTATGTGCCCCCACTTGTGACACTTGATGCAACGTACATTGCGTACTTGAATTCCGAACGGTTGATCTCTAATTTCGCTGTCTCCTTTACAGTAACTTTCTCTAGGCGCGTTATATTTGCGTTGCCATTCGAATTTGTACTCCGGCTCGTtatcttctttctctctttctttcttcgcgCCGGGTGGaggttcgtacatgaaattcacGCTGAGTTTGTCTTTGCTTTCTTTGCTCAACAAAGCTCTGCAACGGACCAAGCAagatttttaataaactaatacaTACTCGAATTACACCGAGCTAAGCAACTTACTTGTTGTTGTGTAAATCTTGTTCTTTCTCATACTGAACGCGTAATTCTTCTTGTTTCTTTTTGTAAGCCTCGGCTTGCTGTTCAGCCATCCATACCTGGCGAAAATAATCAACGAAAATGTAATTCGGAAATAACGTCGGAATAACCTCGTTTCATTTTACGCGTAAAAAGATACGTACTCGTTTCAAATTGTCTCGAGACGCTGGATGGAAAAACTTTTTACACATATAATTGTTAAATCCTTTTCCCATGTTGCACTAACAAATCCGTACGGATTCTCCGTTAATTAACTAAACACAAAGCTCGGTGCAAACACACGCGTACAGACTGGCACAGATGATGTGACGTTTATTTCTCGATTCTAACCTCTTTGATTGTTAGGTAAGGTTAGTAAACCTGtacacataaatatttatacacatatacatatgcatacatATAGAAATACATTCGTGTATACTTTCGTAGCGTCGCGTTCTCTAAATCCCCTTAGCGTCGTACTTCTATCCCTACTATTTTACAACGGAACCAATCACGGAACAGAAGCTAATCAACAGCCAATGAGAGAGAACAACACTGCTCTCGAGCGTTTCGCTGTGTttcagaatatatatatatatatatatatatatatatatatatatatatatatatatatatatatttactgtATTTACTGGTATTTACTGGTATTTACACTTACAACGTGTCTGTGTACGTAAAATGACAGACTGTGACAAGTTGAGTGAAAGTGTAGCGTGTAATCAATTCACTGTATAAACATGAAGTATTAAAAGGAGAACAGTTACAGTGTGCGCGTGAAAGAGTAACGTTTCAAGAGGCAGATGCAACGATCGCCATAAATCATTGTTTCAACGTTTTCACGCGTGAGGTTAAGTTTGAATAAGACAGTTTGAATAACGAAGACTTCTTTTCTATCGGAAAGATTGAAATATCGCAGAAAGAAGCAAAACCCGTACAGAACGGAGTTTCAAATGCAATGAAAATAAACGAGAAAAATATGGTAGCTTTCGCAACGTCGGCTACGCCGGTGGATCGCGAGGGTTGGTTAAACAAACGCGGCGAACTGAACCGTGGCTATCAGAGACGATGGTTCGTTCTCAAGGGaaatatattgttttatttcgATCGGCGAGGTGACAAGGAGCCGGTGGGTATGATAGTTTTGGAAGGTTGTACCATCGAGTTGGCAGAGGACGAGGAACAGTTCGGCTTCCAAATCGTGTTCCACGGTCCGAATAATAGGAACTATGCCCTCGCCGCTGAATCTCAGGTatcgtgcatcaattgcaagacacagaagccaaatataaatttgtaatcttcactaataattttaacgtAGTAAAAACAATAtgttaatactcttaaagtccCTAAATCttttaactgttttaaattgcatctaacCTTTTGGTTCGCAGGAATCTATGGAACAATGGATGAAAGCTTTGGCGTGCGCAAGCTATGACTACATGAAGGTGATGGTTGCGGAATTGCAAAGACAACTGGATGCTGCGGAAGAGGAAACTACTATGGTAGTGGCACCCTCGCCGTCTCCTAAAGCTCCTCCACGGCAACGTCACAATCCCTTTAACAGGCCCGAGTCTCATCATCGTTCGCAGAGCGTGAG
This genomic interval carries:
- the LOC143212177 gene encoding corepressor interacting with RBPJ 1 translates to MGKGFNNYMCKKFFHPASRDNLKRVWMAEQQAEAYKKKQEELRVQYEKEQDLHNNKALLSKESKDKLSVNFMYEPPPGAKKEREKEDNEPEYKFEWQRKYNAPRESYCKGDSEIRDQPFGIQVRNVRCIKCHKWGHINTDKECPLYSQAMSVVMANNSQTPSAPDALTLVQQMREDGLALKKSALNAQQHLRVPEHEHLMVSDDEEQSEIKFLKTLSKKEKKKLLRKLQQLEKKTKKSKKKKSKTKKRKTKRKHSDSDTGSSVTSSNDSDDTNDSSSSSSSDSDSNDSNSSNVINRNGTNHFSTNSLNAKPLNGHAKESRKTRRDKHKSYSKISHDESSSHRRRREKRKTNDRREQSKYEHKREEKHKRSHRDDGRKSKNKDSDIRKKRKMEDSNEERGNERHDKKRIKRS
- the LOC143212180 gene encoding sesquipedalian-1, which translates into the protein MKINEKNMVAFATSATPVDREGWLNKRGELNRGYQRRWFVLKGNILFYFDRRGDKEPVGMIVLEGCTIELAEDEEQFGFQIVFHGPNNRNYALAAESQESMEQWMKALACASYDYMKVMVAELQRQLDAAEEETTMVVAPSPSPKAPPRQRHNPFNRPESHHRSQSVRSAPGRTENVPRTRITFRELHTMYGRRILADLNEWRHASKNAEAPLITL